One window of Ziziphus jujuba cultivar Dongzao chromosome 5, ASM3175591v1 genomic DNA carries:
- the LOC107420764 gene encoding serine/threonine-protein kinase SAPK2 isoform X2: MERYEIVKDIGSGNFGVARLVKDKCTRELFAVKFIERGQKIDEHVQREIMNHRSLKHPNIVRFKEVYLTPTHLAIVMEYAAGGELYERICNAGRFSEDEARFFFQQLISGVSYCHSMQICHRDLKLENTLLDGSTAPRVKICDFGYSKSSVLHSQPKSTVGTPAYIAPEVLSKKEYDGKIADVWSCGVTLYVMLVGAYPFEDPDDPRNFRKTIGRISIPEIKSHPWFLKNLPIELMEGGSWQSRDVNNPPQSLEEVLSIIQEARISLEVPKNGGNLLGGSMDLDDLDMEADVEDIETSGDFVCPL; the protein is encoded by the exons ATGGAGCGGTATGAGATTGTCAAAGATATTGGGTCTGGGAATTTTGGGGTTGCTAGGCTGGTCAAAGATAAATGCACAAGGGAGCTTTTTGCTGTTAAGTTCATTGAGAGAGGCCAGAAG ATTGATGAGCATGTACAGAGGGAGATTATGAATCACAGGTCACTGAAACATCCCAATATTGTTAGGTTTAAAGAG GTCTATCTTACACCAACTCATCTAGCTATTGTAATGGAGTATGCTGCGGGAGGAGAACTCTACGAAAGAATTTGCAATGCTGGCAGATTTAGCGAGGACGAG GCCAGGTTTTTCTTTCAGCAACTAATATCAGGAGTCAGTTATTGCCATTCAATG CAAATATGTCATAGAGATCTTAAGCTTGAAAATACACTTTTAGATGGCAGTACAGCACCCCGCGTAAAAATATGTGATTTTGGATACTCAAAG TCATCTGTGCTGCATTCTCAGCCAAAGTCTACTGTTGGAACGCCGGCCTATATTGCACCTGAGGTCCTATCTAAAAAGGAATACGATGGAAAG ATTGCAGATGTATGGTCTTGTGGTGTTACCTTATATGTGATGTTGGTTGGAGCTTATCCATTTGAAGATCCTGATGATCCAAGAAACTTCAGAAAAACAATTGGG AGAATATCTATACCGGAAATCAAAAGTCATCCATGGTTCTTAAAGAACTTGCCTATAGAACTAATGGAAGGTGGAAGCTGGCAGAGCCGCGATGTAAATAACCCACCCCAGAGTCTTGAAGAAGTGCTGTCCATAATACAAGAGGCAAGAATATCTTTAGAGGTCCCCAAGAATGGTGGGAATTTGCTTGGAGGCAGTATGGATCTTGATGATTTGGATATGGAAGCAGACGTTGAAGATATAGAAACAAGTGGTGATTTTGTGTGCCCACTTTGA
- the LOC107420764 gene encoding serine/threonine-protein kinase SAPK2 isoform X1, with protein MERYEIVKDIGSGNFGVARLVKDKCTRELFAVKFIERGQKIDEHVQREIMNHRSLKHPNIVRFKEVYLTPTHLAIVMEYAAGGELYERICNAGRFSEDEARFFFQQLISGVSYCHSMQICHRDLKLENTLLDGSTAPRVKICDFGYSKSSVLHSQPKSTVGTPAYIAPEVLSKKEYDGKIADVWSCGVTLYVMLVGAYPFEDPDDPRNFRKTIGRILSVHYAIPDYVRVSMECRHLLSRIFVANPEKRISIPEIKSHPWFLKNLPIELMEGGSWQSRDVNNPPQSLEEVLSIIQEARISLEVPKNGGNLLGGSMDLDDLDMEADVEDIETSGDFVCPL; from the exons ATGGAGCGGTATGAGATTGTCAAAGATATTGGGTCTGGGAATTTTGGGGTTGCTAGGCTGGTCAAAGATAAATGCACAAGGGAGCTTTTTGCTGTTAAGTTCATTGAGAGAGGCCAGAAG ATTGATGAGCATGTACAGAGGGAGATTATGAATCACAGGTCACTGAAACATCCCAATATTGTTAGGTTTAAAGAG GTCTATCTTACACCAACTCATCTAGCTATTGTAATGGAGTATGCTGCGGGAGGAGAACTCTACGAAAGAATTTGCAATGCTGGCAGATTTAGCGAGGACGAG GCCAGGTTTTTCTTTCAGCAACTAATATCAGGAGTCAGTTATTGCCATTCAATG CAAATATGTCATAGAGATCTTAAGCTTGAAAATACACTTTTAGATGGCAGTACAGCACCCCGCGTAAAAATATGTGATTTTGGATACTCAAAG TCATCTGTGCTGCATTCTCAGCCAAAGTCTACTGTTGGAACGCCGGCCTATATTGCACCTGAGGTCCTATCTAAAAAGGAATACGATGGAAAG ATTGCAGATGTATGGTCTTGTGGTGTTACCTTATATGTGATGTTGGTTGGAGCTTATCCATTTGAAGATCCTGATGATCCAAGAAACTTCAGAAAAACAATTGGG AGAATACTTAGTGTTCACTATGCAATTCCAGATTATGTCCGTGTTTCTATGGAATGTAGGCATCTTCTGTCTCGGATATTTGTGGCAAATCCAGAAAAG AGAATATCTATACCGGAAATCAAAAGTCATCCATGGTTCTTAAAGAACTTGCCTATAGAACTAATGGAAGGTGGAAGCTGGCAGAGCCGCGATGTAAATAACCCACCCCAGAGTCTTGAAGAAGTGCTGTCCATAATACAAGAGGCAAGAATATCTTTAGAGGTCCCCAAGAATGGTGGGAATTTGCTTGGAGGCAGTATGGATCTTGATGATTTGGATATGGAAGCAGACGTTGAAGATATAGAAACAAGTGGTGATTTTGTGTGCCCACTTTGA